Proteins from one Bos indicus x Bos taurus breed Angus x Brahman F1 hybrid chromosome 19, Bos_hybrid_MaternalHap_v2.0, whole genome shotgun sequence genomic window:
- the HEATR9 gene encoding protein HEATR9 isoform X2, with product MAYEKSVNISDINRVMFNCPWLEYPGRIKELRRAAAPVLLPWSCHQAPKEEFPPSPECWREHPSKPNAVPYCYYKKPELYTHWYTLYDRRKEREAQKTLRKMRDHPRCRRVREELTESLKSPREDEQLYAAQALGCLGVRDKFVMDALCQVAQAGPEKVKYEACRALAILGCLKKHVIQTLIKKLKGQNEGQRMDTLIALRTALSSWATVPRDQRTQVEDEEKLVLALLMLIKKSGNKAAAEAALCLGFLRPHSNVAREYLLQCLCQGPKTQQMKALTVLVKIMGVHSATVVRSILDQLSCSSVLEHRFEATQMLKAIGLEWIQAHGLEELTFDLLRRKTYNEPFFAIRQAVAETVEELKMKPMMLNLVEAQLMSSNAIARQEAVISLSVLGIRSPQVFHLVLDMLDVEKNASVKKSLQETLILLASIDPWIQNKLKNKVLFVCEMPKTSMKVEFTRFRKEPENPEETNIQDFKLIELNPLFLTKSSAMLDRQKKLNPQKGSDTPGFLPSFSISPKHQSQEPWAQGIRKQLQTFTETPN from the exons atggcctACGAAAAATCAGTCAACATCTCTGACATCAACAGGGTGATGTTCAACTGCCCATGGCTGGAATATCCAGGAAGGATCAAAG AACTCAGAAGAGCTGCAGCTCCTGTCCTACTTCCCTGGTCCTGTCACCAG GCACCAAAGGAAGAGTTTCCCCCAAGTCCGGAGTGCTGGAGAGAGCACCCGAGCAAGCCGAATGCCGTACCTTACTGCTACTACAAGAAGCCCGAGCTGTACACGCACTGGTATACCCTGTATGATCGCCGAAAGGAACGGGAGGCCCAGAAGACACTGCGGAAAATGAGAGATCACCCCAGGTGT AGGAGAGTCCGTGAA GAACTCACAGAAAGCCTGAAATCTCCCAGGGAGGATGAGCAGCTCTACGCAGCACAG GCTCTGGGGTGCCTGGGGGTCAGAGACAAGTTTGTCATGGATGCACTGTGTCAGGTG GCCCAAGCCGGTCCGGAGAAAGTGAAATATGAGGCCTGTCGAGCCCTGGCCATCCTGG GATGCCTGAAAAAGCACGTGATCCAAACTCTCATCAAGAAGTTGAAGGGGCAAAATGAGGGGCAGAGGATGGATACTCTGATAGCACTTCGAACAGCTCTGAGTTCCTGGGCTACTGTCCCCAGAGATCAG AGGACTCAGGTGGAGGATGAAGAGAAGCTGGTGCTGGCGCTGCTGATGCTGATAAAGAAGTCAGGGAACAAGGCGGCGGCGGAGGCGGCCCTGTGCTTGGGGTTCCTGAGGCCCCACAGCAACGTGGCCCGAGAGTACTTGCTGCAGTGCCTGTGTCAAGGGCCGAAGACCCAGCAGATGAAG gCACTCACTGTGCTGGTCAAGATAATGGGTGTGCACTCAGCCACAGTTGTCAGGAGCATCCTGGACCAGCTGTCCTGTTCCAGCGTCCTGGAG CACCGTTTTGAAGCCACGCAGATGCTCAAGGCCATAGGGCTGGAATGGATCCAGGCACATGGTCTGGAAGAACTCACATTTGACCTACTCAGGAGAAAGACATATAATGAACCCTTCTTC GCTATAAGGCAGGCTGTTGCTGAAACTGTGGAAGAGCTCAAGATGAAGCCCATGATGTTGAACTTGGTGGAGGC GCAGCTGATGAGCTCAAATGCCATAGCACGCCAGGAAGCAGTCATCTCTCTG AGCGTCCTGGGGATCCGCAGCCCACAGGTGTTCCACTTGGTCCTGGACATGCTGGATGTGGAGAAGAACGCGTCTGTGAAGAAGAGT CTACAAGAAACATTAATTCTTTTGGCCTCCATCGATCCCTGGATCCAAAACAAGCTAAAGAACAAGGTTCTCTTTGTATGTGAGATGCCAAAGACCAGCATGAAGGTGGAGTTCACAAGGTTCCGGAAAGAGCCTGAGAACCCTGAAGAGACAAATATCCAAGACTTTAAACTTATAGAGCTGAACCCCTTGTTTCTTACAAAGTCCAGTGCCATGTTAGACCGACAGAAAAAGCTAAACCCCCAGAAAGGGTCTGATACCCCTGGCTTCCTACCCTCTTTCTCTATATCCCCCAAACACCAGTCACAGGAGCCCTGGGCACAAGGGATCAGAAAGCAGCTCCAGACCTTTACTGAGACCCCCAACTAG
- the HEATR9 gene encoding protein HEATR9 isoform X1, with protein sequence MAYEKSVNISDINRVMFNCPWLEYPGRIKELRRAAAPVLLPWSCHQAPKEEFPPSPECWREHPSKPNAVPYCYYKKPELYTHWYTLYDRRKEREAQKTLRKMRDHPRYLKEGTLSQKLRLPMSKLTRRSPVESKPLDPAGEPLKWQRLKELTESLKSPREDEQLYAAQALGCLGVRDKFVMDALCQVAQAGPEKVKYEACRALAILGCLKKHVIQTLIKKLKGQNEGQRMDTLIALRTALSSWATVPRDQRTQVEDEEKLVLALLMLIKKSGNKAAAEAALCLGFLRPHSNVAREYLLQCLCQGPKTQQMKALTVLVKIMGVHSATVVRSILDQLSCSSVLEHRFEATQMLKAIGLEWIQAHGLEELTFDLLRRKTYNEPFFAIRQAVAETVEELKMKPMMLNLVEAQLMSSNAIARQEAVISLSVLGIRSPQVFHLVLDMLDVEKNASVKKSLQETLILLASIDPWIQNKLKNKVLFVCEMPKTSMKVEFTRFRKEPENPEETNIQDFKLIELNPLFLTKSSAMLDRQKKLNPQKGSDTPGFLPSFSISPKHQSQEPWAQGIRKQLQTFTETPN encoded by the exons atggcctACGAAAAATCAGTCAACATCTCTGACATCAACAGGGTGATGTTCAACTGCCCATGGCTGGAATATCCAGGAAGGATCAAAG AACTCAGAAGAGCTGCAGCTCCTGTCCTACTTCCCTGGTCCTGTCACCAG GCACCAAAGGAAGAGTTTCCCCCAAGTCCGGAGTGCTGGAGAGAGCACCCGAGCAAGCCGAATGCCGTACCTTACTGCTACTACAAGAAGCCCGAGCTGTACACGCACTGGTATACCCTGTATGATCGCCGAAAGGAACGGGAGGCCCAGAAGACACTGCGGAAAATGAGAGATCACCCCAG GTACCTCAAGGAGGGTACCCTCAGCCAAAAGCTCCGTCTCCCCATGAGCAAGCTGACTCGCAGGTCTCCGGTGGAGTCCAAGCCCTTAGACCCTGCTGGGGAGCCCCTAAAGTGGCAAAGGTTAAAG GAACTCACAGAAAGCCTGAAATCTCCCAGGGAGGATGAGCAGCTCTACGCAGCACAG GCTCTGGGGTGCCTGGGGGTCAGAGACAAGTTTGTCATGGATGCACTGTGTCAGGTG GCCCAAGCCGGTCCGGAGAAAGTGAAATATGAGGCCTGTCGAGCCCTGGCCATCCTGG GATGCCTGAAAAAGCACGTGATCCAAACTCTCATCAAGAAGTTGAAGGGGCAAAATGAGGGGCAGAGGATGGATACTCTGATAGCACTTCGAACAGCTCTGAGTTCCTGGGCTACTGTCCCCAGAGATCAG AGGACTCAGGTGGAGGATGAAGAGAAGCTGGTGCTGGCGCTGCTGATGCTGATAAAGAAGTCAGGGAACAAGGCGGCGGCGGAGGCGGCCCTGTGCTTGGGGTTCCTGAGGCCCCACAGCAACGTGGCCCGAGAGTACTTGCTGCAGTGCCTGTGTCAAGGGCCGAAGACCCAGCAGATGAAG gCACTCACTGTGCTGGTCAAGATAATGGGTGTGCACTCAGCCACAGTTGTCAGGAGCATCCTGGACCAGCTGTCCTGTTCCAGCGTCCTGGAG CACCGTTTTGAAGCCACGCAGATGCTCAAGGCCATAGGGCTGGAATGGATCCAGGCACATGGTCTGGAAGAACTCACATTTGACCTACTCAGGAGAAAGACATATAATGAACCCTTCTTC GCTATAAGGCAGGCTGTTGCTGAAACTGTGGAAGAGCTCAAGATGAAGCCCATGATGTTGAACTTGGTGGAGGC GCAGCTGATGAGCTCAAATGCCATAGCACGCCAGGAAGCAGTCATCTCTCTG AGCGTCCTGGGGATCCGCAGCCCACAGGTGTTCCACTTGGTCCTGGACATGCTGGATGTGGAGAAGAACGCGTCTGTGAAGAAGAGT CTACAAGAAACATTAATTCTTTTGGCCTCCATCGATCCCTGGATCCAAAACAAGCTAAAGAACAAGGTTCTCTTTGTATGTGAGATGCCAAAGACCAGCATGAAGGTGGAGTTCACAAGGTTCCGGAAAGAGCCTGAGAACCCTGAAGAGACAAATATCCAAGACTTTAAACTTATAGAGCTGAACCCCTTGTTTCTTACAAAGTCCAGTGCCATGTTAGACCGACAGAAAAAGCTAAACCCCCAGAAAGGGTCTGATACCCCTGGCTTCCTACCCTCTTTCTCTATATCCCCCAAACACCAGTCACAGGAGCCCTGGGCACAAGGGATCAGAAAGCAGCTCCAGACCTTTACTGAGACCCCCAACTAG